A stretch of the Alphaproteobacteria bacterium genome encodes the following:
- the nrdR gene encoding transcriptional repressor NrdR, with protein sequence MRCPYCNSTESRVTDSRPDIGDAIIRRRRVCEQCGAKFTTVERVQMRDLVVRKNSGKLEPFDREKLRRSIKLACRNRDVGDEQIERLVASIQRRLETETPDDTVTSAMVGQMVSDSLLNLDPIAFVRFSSVYRKFSRVSDFKKIIDQIPEDADDAVVCKLPKTSLF encoded by the coding sequence ATGAGATGTCCATATTGTAATTCTACGGAGAGTCGTGTTACGGATTCGCGCCCGGATATTGGGGACGCGATTATTCGTCGCAGACGTGTGTGTGAACAGTGTGGTGCGAAATTCACAACGGTTGAACGCGTGCAAATGCGTGACTTGGTTGTGCGCAAAAACAGCGGTAAATTAGAACCTTTTGATCGTGAAAAACTGCGCCGCAGTATTAAGTTGGCATGTCGTAACCGTGATGTCGGCGATGAACAGATTGAGCGTTTGGTGGCGTCGATTCAGCGCAGATTGGAAACAGAAACGCCCGATGATACGGTAACCAGTGCCATGGTCGGTCAGATGGTGTCGGATTCATTGTTAAATCTGGACCCGATTGCATTTGTGCGTTTTTCATCCGTGTATCGCAAGTTTTCACGTGTTTCAGACTTTAAAAAAATTATCGATCAAATACCCGAGGATGCAGATGATGCGGTTGTATGCAAATTACCGAAAACGTCGCTGTTCTGA